Part of the Silurus meridionalis isolate SWU-2019-XX chromosome 29, ASM1480568v1, whole genome shotgun sequence genome, ACCAAAATCGTCTGAAATGTACACAACGCGCAAATGCAGTCGAACGTTAAATATCGTTTAAACAGCGTGGCTAATCCCCTGACACTCGCGCACACTCGCTTGGGACATGCCAAACTAGCATCTGTACGCTTCCTTTACTCTGTAGATGTAATGGCACGGTCACGAAATGGTACAAAACTGTAGACACCAAATGTGTGTCTTATGATCGACTACATCTGAGGAAAAATGTGCACGTTTTTCTCTCCCTGGCTGAAACAATCGTGCAATCTGTGCAAAAATACCGGAGAAAATggatttctgttcattttcgctctcacacacacacacacacacacacacacacacacacacacacacacacacacacacacacacacacacacactgttctccTGGCGGCTAGTAAACAATCGGAGGTCGTGTTGGTAAACTCGAGTAGCTGATGAGCACCTTGTGGTGGAAAATGTTGTAGATGTCAAGCGAGATGACCCTCTGCGAGTGCGTGAATGTGTGCGTGTTGTTTACACGAGACAGGTCATAGGTCAGCCACAAGCCTGACCTCGTCACCAGGTGAGGTTCGGTAGAGGTATTTATAGATGGCGTAGTAGTGTACGGCGGCAGCGAGGGTCACGAACACGTGCCAGATGGCATGAGCAAACGGGATGACTCCGTCCGATTTGAAGAAGACCACGCCGAGGCAGTAGATCACACCGCCGAACGCCAGCTCGTACACACCGTCTGTGTTCGTCTGCAGAGATacgcagtgtgtttgtgtgtgttgatagTGGAAATGGACAGCTGGCCACCAGGTGGCGCCTCAAACTGCAGTATTACTCAGACTTTTCTCAAGACACCTCTCACAAATCATGCAGTATTATTATGACAATTCCATATTATTCCTATATCATTTACATTGTTGATTTTGAAGGAGAATTCTGGGTAAAACATATGGAAAACTCCACATAGACACCTGACCTCCAGATCAAACCCAGGAACATTTATCCATTTAGAAGTACATTCATCCATCTGGCAGTCCATCTATCTCTCTGAAAGACTATCTATCTGTCTGGCAGTCCATTAATCTGTCTATAAACCACATCCATCCAGAAGACCATCTATCCACCTAGAGGTCCATCTATTCATCTGGCAGTCCATTTCTATCCATGTAAAagtccatctatccatctaacCGTCTATTTCTCTGTCTGGCAGGATATCTATCCATCCGGCAGATCATCTACCATTTATAAAACCATCTAACCATCTATCTACCAGTTTACATATCCATTTGACAGTCCATGCATCTTTCTGGGAAACCTATATATACATGTTATCTATTCATCTGACAGCCCATCTATAAACCATTTATCCACATAGAAGCTCATCTATATGTCTAgacatccatctatccatcagaCAGTCCATCTATCTATAAACCATGCATCCACCTAGAAGGTTTATCCATCTAGACATCCACCTATCCATCTGGCTGTCCATCTATCCGTCTGGAAgatcatttattcttttttaagaCCATCCATCTATCTGCCAGTCCATTTATATTCATGTAAAAGTTCATCTATTATTCTGCCattccatctatccatcaataAACCATCTATCCATCAATAAACCATCTATCCATCAAGAAGAACATCTATCTCTATAAACATCAAACTATCCATCTGGtaatccatctatctatcaataAAGCATATATCCACCTAGAAGAAAATTAATCTGTCTAGATGACCATCTCTCTGTCTGGCAGCCCTTCTATTAATATGCGTTTGCATGTGGAGGAAGTGATTTGTGTGGTGTACAGTGTTTACAGTACAATCTTACCATTGAGGTCACCACCAGCGCAGGGGAGAACCCCATCGTCAAATAGAAGGCCAGCTCCACCAGTTTatacctacaacacacacacacaccatcagcaTGCTGGTCACATGCCTCCACTGCACAAGAAGTGAAAGATCAAAGGACGCACCTCTCATGGTAGTTGAAGACGTAGATAGTTCCTGCAGCCGCCATTAGCCAAACAAACCAGCGCATATGACATGCCAGAGGACCCAGCTCCCTCAGGTttaacctacacacacacacacacacacacacacacagacagacacacagacagacacagacacacacacacacgtttagaCCCCATACACTTTCTGTCACAGACTCACTTTATACTCCACAGTATACTTCTCTTACCATGGTGTGTATGAGGCAGCAATGAAGAAATAGATGACAACTCGGTCACACATGTGAAAGCAGTGCTCCACTGtcctgcatcacacacacacacacacatacacaatttaacacCTGACTTGATTAATTACACATACTGtaaatttttttgtcctttatcACTCCATTTGcattcctccttctcctcatctCCCCATGTTCACCACTCAGTTTTCCCATGTTCACCTCCATCAACCCATGCTCATCCCTTCAACTCCCCATGTGCCCCTGTCAATCTCCCTGCATTATATGTTCCACCACTTGATCTTCCTGTGTTCATCCCTCCACCTCCCCATGCTCACTCCTCCTGTCCTTCACTACATTCCTCCCTTTCCCtgcatccctccatctctctgaCCTCATGTGGCTCTTCTTCCAGGTGATAATGTGGAAGATGGTGGAGATGAGGAAGAGACCACACAGGCCAAAGCCGTACACCCACGCCGTGATCCTCTCCCACCGATCATCTGAGAGACGGTGTAGCAGAGTCATGCCCACAAATGCAGGCACAATcaccagctacacacacacacacacacacacacacacacacacacacatactgtataaatatatatattaaaaaattctATATGTTTTCATATGCAAGCACAGATACCAGAGCACTGCTCAGAAATACAGAGATGTCCATGCCTGATCAGGACTTAAACtgctacactctctctctctctctctctcacacacacacacacacacctatatactACAGAGGAAAACGCTTGTATTTGCTGGCTGTAAAAATTATAACATTCTGCTTATCCTGCAATACAATGTGCTGATGTGTGCTGTCCAGTCATAGATcctagaaagtgtgtgtgtgtgtgtgtgtgtgtgtctctctcaccGCATGTGTGTAGCAGTTTGCTGCATGCTCATAGCTTGTGGGTTGGTATCGGCAGTTAGCAGCAGCTCTGCTGTTCATGaatctgtaaaacacacatacacacagcttgTCATATCCAAGCACAATGACGTAATCAGTTGCACTCGAGgtgaaataataataggaagaaTAATAATATGTTAGCATAGAATATAGAACaataatttgaatagaaatatacattagaacacaatattttatatctgaTCATATCCTTTTCAGTCTCCTTCGGTTCCCACACTCGAGTCTTCACCAAGTAGTAACTCATCTTTAGCTAATGATCAACtcgcacacatacacttattagaaaaaaatccaattatattgctgttttttaataaaaatatgacaatgaTATAATAAAGTCTGAAATGAAGTCGCCTTAATACGAGAGCGAGCATCAGCATCGGAACCGACTAACGCCGAACTTCAGCAGCACAACCTCCagaatccaaaaaaaaattaattaactataaaatatataataattgcaTAGGTGCATGTCTAACACGGACGatcttgtatatttatataaacagtacAGAATCTCTCTGACGTCCCGAGTCTCAGAGCTCCGTGTCCTGGCTGATTTAAATACACAGGGACACCGTGTCCATTTGAGTTCTCACCGAGCTGTTCTTTTCTCGATCGAAACCGAAAATAGTGAAATATCTGAGACGTAAAAAATGAATTGGCATCGTGATTGAGAAGATGTCatcaaaatgataaataataatatattaaaaatgcataaaaatgcaTGCATGAATACGGgataaaaattatgaaaaatgaataataattgaaatataatgtaatatttaatttgaagcTATAATTATTATGGTTATTGATAtagataataaatattaaaaactggAATATGTCTCCAAATGTGGAATTTTTGGGAAAACTGGAAGTCAAATggaaaacgtgtgtgtgtgtgtgtgtgtgagagagagagagagagagagatgaagagtgtgtgtgatatgaATTATTCatcataatataaaataatgatgatgatgatggtggtggtggtggagatgatgatgatgataatggtgttggtggtgatgatgatgatggtggtggtggtggtggtggtggagatgattatgataatggtgttggtggtgatgatggtggtggtggagatgattatgataataatgttgttggtgatggtggtggtggagatgatgataataatggtgTTGGtcgtgatgatggtggtggtggagatgatgatgataatggtgttGGTGgtcatgatgatggtggtggtggtggagatgatgatgttggtggtgatgatgatgatggtactGGTCGTGGTGGTGGAATTCGATTCAGCATGTCCTGCAGCCCGGATGAAGAGTTGTGGTGGATCAGAAAGCCTGCTGCAGTGTGGAGTCTTTGTATAAACTCACCTCTGGAAGCTGTTCACTctcttcatggtgtgactgatgtTCAAACCGGAAACTCGGCACAATTCACagtaaggaaggaaaaaagaagatctaactgttcatgcaaatcaGCACTGAATCCAAACCCTGGTCGCCTCAATCTctccaaaaacacacttttaaacGCGTCCTGCCGAACATAACTCATCTAAATAAAGACTAAAACatctacataaatacatacatatatattcagtCACGCCATGATCATTCAAATCAAACTCGTGCCGAGAACACAGAGCACCACTCATCGCAATGCCCTCCTTAGAGACGCCGAGTTGGTGAATTGCTGCCTCCGTGTCCCTAATCAACGCTCTCTCCCTACCTAGGTTCCCTCCTGGTCGTGTCAAACAACAGCACCAGGTGCGCTAGACGTTCCTCTCCGGGTTTGGTTTGAAATCCTGCACGTTAGTCCATTGTTGGCGCCCTGAGCGACAGGCAGCTTAGCCAATCGCTCAGCAGCTTGAAAATCGGACGGCAATGTGGCGGACCAATCAGCGACCGAGTTTGACGTCACTGAGGCTGCGTTTTCCGTGATGACGTAGTTGGAGTAGGCGGGATAGTGGTGGTGGGGAGGAGCAAGTGGGGGGTGATGGCTTTAGCTGATGTACCTGTTTTGTCAGTCAACAACCCAGAGCTCTGTTTACTGTAATTACCTTACAAACAGGAACAATTGATGTCTTTCTGTTGACCTTTCTTGTCCTCAGAGGTCACATCACTCCTGTAGGAAGGTTATGAAACCCTCTTACCTGTGTGTGTAATCTCTCTATAATGCATTCATTGTCCTCCAGAAGACATTTTGTGATATTATGATCAAGCAGGACGTAAAGAAATCGTGCTTTGTATTTTCAGCATCATGAATTGTAGTAAGGAACTTGTCCTGAGAAGTAGAGATGGTCAGTCATGAACAATTTGTTCATATTGAACACGTTTTAATTTGACTCAGAAAAACgagtctcaaagagtgattcgttaaTTCTCTACTGGACGCGTATGAGCATGTAtgaggttatgtacaggaaacagaattgagtagttcatctaaCAAGTCCTCTAGTCTGAGTCATTCGTTCTTTTAacacgtgactcccatataccCTATGCAGTGCAATAGATCATGTTTTTTTGCACGAATATTGACATTATTgtagtcacgtgacaaaagaactaacGACATGTACCAAaagatatgagaggtgaagctCCTGTTTATCATATTTTGTCCTTAGCttcattgtcatattttcattagtGAAACTAAAGCCAAAGTTGGTGAATCGTCTTGGGGGATCTGGTATTGAAGATGTAACACTGTacattatttctgatcaaagaaataaaataaactaaatgactaaattaattattcattcatttttattgaaatccaccagaaaatcattaaaaacGCTTAGATAGAAAGATTTAGGTTCGATTAGCAATTGTGTATCCTTCCTGTGAGAAGTTAAATGATGATCAGATTTTTCAATCAGCTCCTATAAACAAATGAGCAAGAGCTTTCTTTCTCATGCACCACCTACTATAGACCTTCAACATCATGTCAATGAGAAATCCAGTGTAGACTGGTCCAACGTTGGCCGAAATCGATGTCATTTTACACCTCAGCTTATTGAACATGCTAAGTTTTAGAAAAGACCTTGGATGCCATCATGGTTTCCATTCATCTATGGTTTGTTCATGACAAGCAAATCAGCTAATTGTGATCCTCATACAATGATCCTCATACAATGAACCTCAAGTCAGATATTAAAAGTCTGTTGATTGATCCAAGCTTTCGGTTTATTGAGGCAGAGGATCAACAGGTTACTCTGgtggattttttaaaatgattattccAGATAAAATCTTTGTACTTTTAGTTCTACTTTGTTTGCTAAAAGACTAGTTATAAGGTTATGCACTTGGGAAGGTTGTGAAATGGTGACCCATTTAGGTCAGGTGAGCAATAAATGCCTCAGGTGTGACCAGGTGTGGCAAGAATAAAGAGGTCACTGAAGATCAATGGGTAAATCAGACCAGTCTGGGAAATAAAACGCTCTGAAATACATCATTGCCTTGTTTTGTCTTGATGAGCTTATCAACCACATCAGATGGGGGTTCACTGGAGAAATGGATCACCTTGACCTCATTACTGTCCTGTTGCTTGTGCCAGGACTGTTATTCACTCTTATTCTGTACATC contains:
- the mmd gene encoding monocyte to macrophage differentiation factor, producing the protein MKRVNSFQRFMNSRAAANCRYQPTSYEHAANCYTHALVIVPAFVGMTLLHRLSDDRWERITAWVYGFGLCGLFLISTIFHIITWKKSHMRTVEHCFHMCDRVVIYFFIAASYTPWLNLRELGPLACHMRWFVWLMAAAGTIYVFNYHERYKLVELAFYLTMGFSPALVVTSMTNTDGVYELAFGGVIYCLGVVFFKSDGVIPFAHAIWHVFVTLAAAVHYYAIYKYLYRTSPGDEVRLVADL